A genomic window from Aestuariirhabdus litorea includes:
- a CDS encoding alpha-ketoacid dehydrogenase subunit beta — protein sequence MVKMNLLQAINNALDIAMAENDRVICFGEDVGSFGGVFRATSHLQERYGRERCFNTPLVEQGIIGFANGLAAQGSVPVAEIQFADYIFPAFDQIVNESAKFRYRSGNLFNVGGLTIRTPYGGGIAGGLYHSQSPEAYFAHTPGLKIVVPRNPHQAKGLLLAAIRDPNPVIFFEPKRIYRASVGLVPEEDYQLPLGVAEVVREGSDITLLAWGAQMEMVEKAAEMAEHQGVSCELIDLRTIAPWDVETVAASVKKTGRLLITHEAPLTGGFAGEIAATIQQHCFLHLESPIARVTGLDTPYPLAHEKEYLPDHLKVFEALMASVHF from the coding sequence ATGGTTAAGATGAACCTGTTGCAGGCGATCAACAACGCACTGGATATCGCCATGGCCGAGAACGATCGGGTGATCTGCTTTGGCGAGGATGTGGGTAGTTTTGGCGGTGTGTTCCGCGCTACCAGTCACCTGCAAGAACGCTACGGTCGGGAGCGTTGCTTTAATACTCCTCTGGTGGAGCAGGGGATCATCGGCTTCGCTAACGGTCTGGCGGCCCAGGGCTCAGTACCCGTAGCCGAGATCCAGTTTGCCGATTACATTTTTCCCGCCTTTGACCAGATCGTGAATGAGTCGGCCAAGTTTCGTTATCGCTCCGGTAACCTGTTCAATGTGGGCGGCTTGACCATCCGCACCCCCTACGGCGGTGGTATTGCCGGTGGCCTGTACCATTCCCAGTCACCGGAGGCTTACTTTGCCCATACACCGGGCCTCAAAATTGTGGTCCCCCGCAATCCCCATCAAGCCAAAGGGTTGCTGTTGGCGGCCATTCGCGACCCCAATCCCGTGATCTTTTTTGAGCCCAAGCGGATCTACCGGGCCTCGGTTGGCCTGGTGCCCGAGGAGGACTACCAGCTACCGCTGGGAGTGGCCGAAGTGGTGCGCGAGGGAAGTGATATCACCCTCCTGGCCTGGGGCGCGCAGATGGAGATGGTTGAGAAGGCGGCCGAGATGGCCGAGCACCAGGGAGTATCCTGCGAGCTGATCGACCTGCGCACCATCGCCCCCTGGGACGTTGAAACCGTGGCCGCATCGGTCAAGAAAACAGGGCGCCTGCTGATTACCCATGAGGCACCGCTGACCGGCGGCTTCGCCGGCGAGATCGCGGCCACCATCCAGCAACACTGTTTCCTGCACCTGGAGTCGCCCATCGCCCGGGTAACAGGGCTTGATACACCCTATCCACTGGCGCATGAAAAAGAGTACCTGCCGGATCACCTGAAGGTGTTCGAGGCGCTGATGGCCAGTGTTCACTTTTAG
- a CDS encoding dihydrolipoyllysine-residue acetyltransferase codes for MKQDFILPDIGEGIVECELVEWLVAEGDRIEEDQPVADVMTDKALVQIPAPFAGRITKLYYRQGETAKVHAPLFEVEIDGKAVAAEPEAAPASLAPTGCPAVEGSGDADDSAEEAFILPDIGEGIVECEVVEWLVTEGERVEEDQPVVDLMTDKALVQIPAHKAGVITRLHYQQGEVARVHSPLFSLRVENKPATAKPPAAAGTVSTQAATPAASPSPPSQSPRVGGGKALASPAVRRIAREHQLDLSRIEGSGRDGRVLKEDLLRHLGELPPSVPERVVAAQADSAMAKVKAEAGEAQVRVEPIRGVRAAMARQMTLAASTIPHFTYGDEFDVTELLAVREQLKPRAEAQGVRLTLMPFIMKALAMAVAQYPILNSRVNADCTEISYLPHCNIGMAVDSKVGLLVPNIKRVESLNLLQIAAEVQRITEAAREGRVSQKDLQGGTISISNIGALGGTYAVPVINAPEVAIVALGKTRRLPRFNEAGEVVARSLMNVSWSGDHRVIDGGTIARFSALWQSYLEHPSSMLLELS; via the coding sequence ATGAAACAGGATTTTATATTGCCCGATATTGGCGAGGGCATCGTTGAATGTGAGCTGGTCGAGTGGCTGGTTGCCGAGGGTGATCGCATCGAGGAGGACCAGCCTGTGGCCGATGTGATGACCGATAAGGCGCTGGTGCAGATACCGGCCCCCTTTGCCGGCCGTATCACCAAACTCTATTACCGACAGGGGGAGACCGCCAAGGTCCATGCACCGCTGTTTGAAGTGGAGATCGATGGCAAGGCGGTAGCAGCGGAACCCGAGGCGGCTCCCGCCTCCTTAGCACCCACCGGGTGTCCTGCGGTAGAGGGCTCCGGGGACGCCGACGATAGCGCCGAAGAGGCGTTTATTCTGCCTGATATCGGTGAAGGGATTGTCGAGTGCGAGGTGGTTGAGTGGCTGGTGACCGAGGGGGAACGGGTTGAGGAGGACCAGCCCGTGGTTGACCTGATGACCGACAAGGCCCTAGTACAGATTCCCGCCCACAAGGCCGGTGTGATTACCCGCCTGCACTACCAGCAGGGCGAGGTGGCTCGGGTTCATTCGCCGCTCTTTTCGTTGCGGGTAGAAAACAAGCCTGCAACCGCTAAGCCGCCGGCCGCCGCCGGCACCGTCTCGACTCAGGCTGCAACCCCGGCGGCGTCCCCATCGCCGCCATCTCAGAGCCCTAGAGTTGGAGGCGGGAAAGCCCTGGCCAGCCCCGCGGTACGCCGTATTGCCCGCGAACATCAGTTGGATCTCTCCCGAATCGAGGGCAGTGGCCGTGACGGCCGGGTGTTGAAGGAGGACCTGCTGCGCCACCTGGGTGAACTCCCCCCTTCAGTGCCCGAGCGGGTGGTGGCAGCCCAGGCGGATTCGGCGATGGCCAAAGTGAAAGCCGAAGCCGGGGAGGCGCAGGTACGGGTTGAGCCGATCCGGGGTGTGCGAGCCGCCATGGCTCGGCAGATGACCCTGGCGGCCTCGACCATCCCCCATTTCACCTACGGTGATGAGTTTGATGTTACCGAGCTGCTGGCGGTACGGGAGCAGCTTAAACCGCGGGCCGAAGCACAGGGGGTGCGATTGACCCTGATGCCTTTCATCATGAAGGCGCTGGCCATGGCGGTGGCTCAGTACCCGATTCTTAACAGTCGGGTTAACGCCGACTGCACCGAAATCAGTTATCTGCCCCACTGCAATATCGGCATGGCGGTGGACTCGAAAGTGGGGCTGCTGGTGCCCAACATCAAACGGGTCGAAAGTCTCAACCTGCTGCAGATCGCCGCCGAAGTTCAGCGCATTACCGAGGCGGCCCGGGAGGGCAGGGTGTCGCAAAAGGATCTGCAGGGGGGGACGATCAGTATCTCCAATATCGGAGCCCTGGGGGGAACCTACGCGGTACCGGTGATCAATGCACCCGAGGTGGCGATTGTTGCGCTGGGTAAAACGCGCCGCCTGCCACGCTTCAATGAGGCCGGTGAGGTGGTGGCCCGATCGCTGATGAACGTGAGTTGGTCAGGCGATCACCGTGTGATCGACGGCGGTACCATTGCTCGCTTCAGTGCGCTTTGGCAGTCCTACCTGGAGCACCCCTCCAGTATGCTCCTGGAGCTCAGTTGA
- a CDS encoding protein kinase domain-containing protein translates to MSKPDLQRFYIPEEQSIYLLSQNDVRKLKNWVSLCQAQLEQLGYRQIELIGKGAFGFVFGGVDPDRRPLVFKFSRITLPQHVQDRLEEESYMLGQVSHPNVPRLIAFQRIRRQAILVMERAPGIDLEQLSLQEGRLSPRRILDFARQLHAILAGLRGEAVSSGRLVVHGDIKPSNIMFDPQSERLALIDWGSSVFAQLDEKQQYVSHNVMELMSGDLHNSNARLGDVYFIGPEQLTGALSSPRFDEQGLAATLYALASGQSCRFGYRAIPPTALGLPVEFARVLTAMLDGDSAQRAKAGDYFMRNMPAMARTLVVDLPADSEPHLIPIWVHHREHEIDTVVYSSRKAFLKEEGAEAVVRDIDDVQFDRYYKNFLQGMGETEKAFLAAVGRLGKYPVVGGLAVRWEADGVYIDSSLNLHDERFRESFSVSVNNMVTLARSIYRRGVFKSCLFDARRTLHIDRDSIHDPFVPDAGMSIPYEVVAAPTPELEDGSREHSYFEDGKDPEENLVLPREIVMRIARLNRIYHTGLIIFESLETHLKVHSYFKLLDPSQEELFRRYLHEILQAVPRISGLGISGFMKMPYKDTRQFTHIDRLPERFYPRDPRAEAARH, encoded by the coding sequence ATGAGCAAGCCGGACCTGCAGCGCTTTTACATTCCGGAAGAGCAGTCGATCTACCTGCTCAGCCAGAATGATGTCCGCAAGCTGAAAAACTGGGTCAGCCTGTGCCAGGCCCAGCTGGAACAGCTGGGCTACCGGCAGATCGAGCTGATCGGTAAAGGCGCGTTTGGGTTTGTGTTTGGCGGTGTCGACCCGGACCGGCGCCCACTGGTCTTCAAATTCTCACGCATCACACTGCCCCAGCACGTTCAGGACCGCCTCGAGGAGGAGTCCTACATGCTGGGGCAGGTATCACACCCCAACGTGCCCCGCCTGATCGCATTCCAGCGAATTCGCCGGCAGGCGATTTTGGTGATGGAACGAGCGCCCGGCATCGATCTTGAGCAACTGTCGTTGCAGGAGGGGCGGCTCTCGCCTCGACGCATCCTGGATTTTGCACGCCAGCTGCACGCAATCCTGGCGGGGTTGCGCGGAGAGGCGGTCAGTAGTGGCCGCCTGGTCGTGCACGGAGACATCAAGCCCTCCAATATCATGTTTGACCCCCAAAGCGAACGCCTGGCGCTCATCGACTGGGGCTCCTCGGTGTTTGCCCAGCTCGACGAGAAGCAGCAGTACGTCTCCCATAATGTGATGGAGCTGATGTCGGGAGACCTGCACAACAGCAATGCACGGCTGGGGGATGTCTACTTTATCGGCCCGGAGCAGTTGACGGGAGCACTGTCGAGCCCACGCTTCGATGAGCAGGGGCTAGCCGCGACCCTCTATGCGCTGGCTTCGGGTCAGTCGTGCCGTTTTGGTTACCGCGCCATTCCGCCCACGGCGCTGGGGCTGCCGGTCGAATTTGCCCGTGTGCTGACGGCGATGCTCGATGGTGACAGCGCTCAACGCGCCAAGGCGGGTGATTACTTCATGCGTAATATGCCGGCGATGGCGCGTACCCTGGTGGTTGACCTGCCGGCCGACAGTGAACCTCACCTGATTCCGATCTGGGTGCACCACCGCGAGCATGAGATCGATACCGTCGTCTACAGCTCCCGCAAGGCGTTTTTGAAGGAGGAGGGGGCTGAGGCGGTGGTCAGGGATATCGACGATGTGCAGTTTGACCGGTACTACAAAAACTTCCTGCAGGGGATGGGGGAGACGGAGAAAGCGTTTCTGGCGGCTGTAGGCCGATTGGGAAAATATCCGGTGGTAGGCGGGCTTGCGGTGCGCTGGGAGGCGGATGGGGTTTATATCGACTCCTCCCTCAACCTGCATGACGAGCGTTTCAGGGAGTCCTTCAGTGTCTCGGTCAATAACATGGTGACCCTGGCGCGTTCGATCTACCGACGCGGGGTGTTCAAGAGCTGCCTGTTCGATGCTCGCCGGACCCTGCACATCGACCGGGATTCGATCCATGATCCCTTTGTGCCCGATGCCGGTATGTCCATCCCCTACGAGGTGGTCGCTGCACCGACACCGGAGCTTGAGGATGGGAGCCGGGAACACTCCTACTTTGAGGACGGTAAGGACCCGGAAGAAAACCTGGTGTTGCCGCGGGAGATTGTAATGCGGATCGCACGCCTTAACCGCATTTACCATACCGGGCTGATCATCTTTGAAAGCCTGGAAACCCACCTTAAGGTGCACAGCTATTTCAAGCTGTTGGATCCGTCGCAGGAGGAACTGTTCAGGCGGTACCTGCACGAGATTCTGCAAGCGGTTCCCCGCATCTCAGGACTGGGGATCTCCGGCTTTATGAAAATGCCCTACAAGGATACCCGCCAGTTTACCCACATCGACCGCCTGCCTGAGCGTTTTTACCCCCGGGACCCCCGTGCAGAGGCGGCGCGCCACTAG
- the ydiJ gene encoding D-2-hydroxyglutarate dehydrogenase YdiJ: MIPRIAEINDTQQHYLDFINTLKSRGFEGDLSADYANRVVLSTDNSIYQILPQGVLYPRGIEDLVRIASLSNEPAFRDIVLSPRGGGTGTNGQSLSDGLLVDISRHMNQILEINAEERWARVQTGVVKDQLNAALKPYGLFFAPELSTSNRATIGGMINTDASGQGSCLYGKTRDHVLALKSVLLDGSVLESTPLSAGEYEAQVAGNSLASTLCQQVNDLHQDNLELIAERFPALNRCLTGYDLAHVRTEAGLFDLNSILCGSEGTLALIAEAKLNLLSIPKCAALVNLCYESFNDALRDAQQLMGAQPTSIETVDSRVLGLAMEDIVWESVSEFFPSQPGRTVQGINLVEYTADSEQELQQKVKVLEERLAEVMGQPGKAFSYTLAWGQEATKRIWAMRKKSVGLLGNTEGEKRPIPFVEDTAVPPENLADFIIEFRELLDQRNLQYGMFGHVDAGVLHVRPAIDMKDPQQERLIREVTDGVVALTRKYKGLLWGEHGKGLRSEYAPELFGPELYRVMRKIKGAFDPRNQLNPGKICTPIGVDAELIRIDEAPTRGQYDRQIDSPAREQFSAAMYCNGNGACYNYDPNDAMCPSWKGTRDRTQSPKGRASLIREWVRLMQQRKVDLPVQARQQRSGGFMRSLPARTLNTLAKRRGEYDFSHEVHDTMMGCLACKSCVGQCPIKVNVPQFRSRFLELYYGRYLRPLKDYFVGALEFMIPALSRFPAPYNWAMSNSLMQGLMKKTTGMVDSPAICTHSLRLGLKDRGKSFATLERLAGLDEQTRQRTVVLVQDAFTSYFETPLVLDLLDLLSELGFNVEVAPFFPNGKPLHVHGFLGTFEKVARDSARTLNGIEGLGLPLVGVDPSMTLTYRQEYAEIMDRWPHVQLLQEWLADQHEQLAAQQPVHRGRFKLMAHCSERTSAAPSIKAWQTVFTALGQELDILALGCCGMAGTYGHEANNVATSKAIYAQSWKQAVEAHPAEQLLVTGYSCRSQVKRTDQVQLLHPAQALLALLRH, encoded by the coding sequence ATGATCCCACGTATTGCAGAGATCAACGATACACAGCAGCACTACCTCGATTTTATTAACACCCTTAAATCCCGTGGGTTTGAAGGCGACCTTAGTGCCGATTATGCCAACCGGGTAGTGCTCTCTACCGACAACAGTATCTACCAGATTCTTCCCCAGGGTGTGCTCTACCCAAGGGGCATTGAGGATCTGGTGCGGATCGCCAGCCTCAGTAATGAACCCGCCTTCCGGGATATAGTGCTGAGTCCCCGTGGGGGTGGCACAGGTACCAATGGTCAGTCTCTCAGTGATGGCTTACTGGTGGATATCTCCCGCCATATGAACCAGATTCTAGAGATCAATGCCGAGGAACGGTGGGCCAGGGTGCAAACCGGCGTCGTTAAGGATCAGCTCAACGCGGCCCTCAAGCCCTACGGCCTCTTTTTCGCCCCCGAACTCTCCACCAGCAACCGCGCCACCATTGGCGGCATGATCAACACCGACGCCAGCGGCCAGGGCTCCTGCCTTTACGGGAAGACCCGGGACCATGTGCTGGCGCTGAAATCGGTATTGCTGGACGGTTCGGTATTGGAGTCGACGCCGCTCTCTGCAGGGGAGTATGAGGCTCAGGTTGCCGGCAATAGCCTGGCGAGCACGCTGTGCCAGCAGGTCAACGACCTCCACCAGGATAACCTCGAGCTGATTGCCGAGCGCTTCCCCGCGCTGAACCGTTGCCTGACCGGCTACGATCTGGCTCATGTGCGTACTGAGGCGGGGCTATTCGACCTCAACTCCATTCTTTGTGGCTCCGAGGGGACCCTGGCCCTGATTGCCGAAGCCAAGCTGAACCTGTTGTCGATCCCCAAGTGCGCTGCATTGGTCAACCTCTGCTATGAGAGCTTTAACGATGCCCTGAGGGATGCCCAGCAGCTGATGGGAGCCCAACCCACCTCGATCGAAACCGTGGACTCCAGGGTGCTGGGGTTGGCCATGGAGGACATAGTGTGGGAGTCGGTGAGCGAGTTTTTCCCCAGCCAGCCCGGCCGCACCGTTCAGGGTATCAACCTGGTGGAGTACACGGCCGACTCCGAACAGGAGCTGCAACAAAAGGTGAAGGTGCTGGAGGAGCGGCTGGCCGAGGTCATGGGGCAGCCCGGGAAAGCGTTCTCCTATACCCTGGCCTGGGGGCAGGAGGCGACCAAACGGATCTGGGCCATGCGTAAAAAATCGGTGGGCCTTTTAGGCAATACCGAGGGGGAAAAGCGTCCCATACCCTTCGTGGAGGATACCGCGGTTCCGCCGGAAAACCTGGCGGATTTCATCATTGAGTTTCGTGAGCTACTGGACCAGCGTAACCTGCAATACGGCATGTTCGGTCACGTTGATGCCGGCGTGCTGCATGTGCGCCCGGCGATCGATATGAAAGATCCCCAGCAGGAGCGATTGATCCGTGAGGTGACCGATGGTGTGGTGGCGCTGACGCGCAAATACAAAGGGTTGCTGTGGGGCGAACACGGTAAGGGACTGCGTTCCGAGTATGCGCCTGAGCTGTTTGGCCCTGAGCTCTACCGGGTCATGCGGAAGATTAAGGGCGCTTTTGATCCGCGCAACCAGCTCAATCCCGGCAAGATCTGCACCCCGATCGGGGTGGATGCAGAGTTGATCCGTATCGACGAGGCTCCCACCCGTGGTCAGTACGACCGCCAGATCGACTCACCGGCCCGTGAGCAGTTTTCGGCGGCCATGTACTGCAATGGCAATGGCGCCTGCTATAACTATGACCCCAACGATGCCATGTGTCCCTCCTGGAAGGGGACCCGGGATCGGACCCAGTCCCCCAAGGGGCGGGCCTCCCTTATTCGGGAGTGGGTGCGTTTGATGCAACAGCGCAAGGTAGACCTGCCTGTGCAGGCGCGGCAGCAGCGTAGCGGCGGCTTTATGCGCAGCTTGCCCGCTCGCACCCTCAACACCCTTGCCAAGCGACGCGGCGAATACGATTTTTCCCACGAGGTGCATGACACCATGATGGGCTGCCTGGCCTGCAAGAGTTGCGTGGGGCAGTGCCCGATAAAAGTAAATGTTCCTCAGTTCCGCTCCAGGTTTCTGGAGCTTTATTACGGTCGTTACCTGAGGCCTCTCAAGGATTACTTTGTGGGTGCGCTGGAGTTTATGATTCCGGCGCTGAGCCGTTTTCCTGCGCCCTACAACTGGGCGATGAGTAATTCGCTGATGCAGGGACTGATGAAAAAAACCACCGGCATGGTGGACAGTCCTGCCATCTGTACCCATAGCCTGCGCCTGGGCCTCAAGGATCGGGGTAAATCCTTTGCGACCCTCGAACGGCTTGCAGGGCTGGATGAACAAACCCGCCAGCGGACGGTGGTGCTGGTGCAGGATGCCTTCACCAGCTATTTTGAAACACCGCTGGTGCTTGATCTGCTTGACCTGCTGTCTGAACTCGGATTTAACGTGGAGGTGGCTCCCTTTTTCCCCAACGGTAAGCCGCTGCACGTCCATGGCTTTCTCGGCACCTTTGAAAAAGTGGCGCGTGATAGCGCCCGCACACTCAATGGAATCGAGGGGCTGGGGTTACCCCTGGTGGGCGTTGACCCCTCCATGACCCTGACCTACCGCCAGGAGTATGCTGAAATCATGGATCGCTGGCCACACGTCCAGCTGCTGCAGGAGTGGCTTGCGGATCAACATGAGCAGCTGGCCGCGCAGCAGCCTGTGCACCGAGGGCGTTTCAAATTAATGGCCCACTGCAGTGAACGCACCTCAGCGGCGCCGTCGATTAAAGCCTGGCAAACGGTGTTTACTGCCCTGGGACAGGAGCTGGATATCCTTGCGTTGGGCTGCTGTGGCATGGCCGGTACCTACGGTCATGAAGCGAACAATGTAGCGACCTCAAAGGCAATCTACGCTCAAAGCTGGAAGCAGGCGGTCGAAGCTCATCCAGCTGAGCAGTTGCTTGTGACGGGCTACTCCTGCCGCAGCCAGGTGAAGCGTACCGATCAGGTGCAGCTACTCCACCCCGCTCAGGCACTACTGGCGCTTCTGCGTCACTAG
- a CDS encoding patatin-like phospholipase family protein, whose product MSAYRPIVPILAGGGTRLPAHVGILQGLQELGVGFSHLVGVSGGSIVSSLYASGRPLQEIKQLALDIDFQRFRGQSLVSLVKAGGLSSGKAFEHWLDDELKGIRFRDLPLDLHIVATDVASSKPVIFNRITSPDLAVSRAVRFSISIPLIFSFQHFQEHVLVDGSILSEDALHRDWADDGTPVLCFRMRSSAAPKTQKHSLIPIKEYMSMLIRTFMTTLSREYINDAFWHSTIIVDTEHYSPVEFRLSREDKLRLYEMGYKTTLDVVPQKTLSLETQGARGQSAVRP is encoded by the coding sequence ATGAGTGCCTACAGACCTATAGTCCCTATTCTGGCCGGCGGTGGTACCCGTCTGCCTGCCCATGTCGGCATACTGCAGGGACTGCAAGAGCTGGGCGTTGGTTTTTCACACCTGGTTGGGGTTTCCGGCGGCAGCATTGTCTCCTCGCTCTACGCCAGTGGACGCCCTCTACAGGAGATCAAACAACTGGCCCTGGACATCGACTTCCAGCGCTTTCGCGGCCAGTCGCTGGTAAGCCTGGTCAAGGCGGGCGGACTCTCTTCCGGCAAAGCGTTTGAACACTGGCTCGATGATGAGTTAAAGGGCATACGGTTCCGTGACCTGCCCCTCGACCTGCACATAGTCGCCACCGATGTTGCCTCCAGCAAGCCGGTGATTTTTAACCGCATCACCAGCCCCGATCTTGCGGTATCGAGAGCCGTACGCTTCTCGATCTCAATCCCATTGATCTTCAGCTTCCAACATTTTCAGGAGCATGTTCTGGTCGATGGCAGCATCCTTTCAGAAGACGCCTTGCATCGGGACTGGGCCGATGATGGCACGCCGGTTCTCTGCTTTCGTATGCGCAGCTCAGCCGCGCCAAAGACGCAGAAACACAGCCTGATCCCAATCAAAGAATACATGTCGATGCTGATCCGTACCTTCATGACCACCCTCTCTCGCGAGTACATCAACGACGCCTTCTGGCACTCCACCATCATTGTCGATACAGAGCATTACTCCCCCGTGGAGTTTCGCCTCAGTCGGGAGGACAAGCTTAGGCTGTATGAGATGGGCTACAAAACCACCCTGGATGTGGTACCCCAAAAAACCCTGAGTCTGGAAACCCAGGGCGCACGGGGGCAATCTGCCGTTCGCCCCTAA
- a CDS encoding GGDEF/EAL domain-containing response regulator, giving the protein MTANDDLLVFMDEGEPAPTGNGNPPWKILVVDDEQQMHQATRFALADFSFSDRPLKIISAYTAREARSIIESEPDLACIFLDVVMESEDAGLKLIPVIREEMHNHAVRIILRTGQPGYAPEVEVIQRYDINDYKAKSELTQTRLFTALTSALRCYQQIRTIEAGREGLEMIVQSSSDLFAYRAVKQFASGVLTQICSLLHIQAEGVICAHTNTLLHLSRMNILAAAGQYSELVGQPLGTVGNSQLSKDIELVLQQKQSLYLDDRTVLYLQLPSRDEIAVHISTRTPLQDIDRQLLEVFCINITIGFDNAQMFERIESLAFKDQLTNLPNRVSFLKRIEDKLLHSSQQFMIIIADIDNFQAVNDGLGGDIGNETLRTIGRMLNSCCPTNEILARLGGDLFGLIVPYRSEQQVEQVLESILGKFIEPVTIEKNHIPISLSLGVSRAPRDGVSAELLFREAGIALKHSKRKHRGGYTLFSEEMTLKLRTRLETINELRSAIDNDELYLLFQPQVNLSSGRLEGVEALIRWCKPDGTQVYPTDFIPAAEDSGLIVQIGLWVLNHACLQQVAWKQTATGPIRMAVNVSMRQFQEPNFVESVITTVQQTGITPSDLELELTESIIMSDSRVLSHKLNQLREAGIQIAIDDFGTGYSSLSYLQSLPLDRLKIDRAFIENIDSRAEDASIAAMIVAMGHELKLSVLAEGVETPAHEAVLKKLGCDEAQGYYYAKPLPAKEILSFKVPG; this is encoded by the coding sequence ATGACAGCCAACGACGATCTGCTTGTTTTTATGGACGAGGGCGAACCCGCCCCGACCGGTAACGGCAATCCCCCCTGGAAGATTCTGGTAGTGGATGACGAGCAGCAGATGCACCAGGCTACCCGATTTGCGCTTGCCGATTTCAGCTTTAGCGATCGGCCCCTCAAGATCATAAGTGCCTATACGGCCCGGGAAGCCCGCAGCATCATCGAAAGCGAGCCGGACCTCGCCTGTATTTTCCTTGATGTAGTGATGGAGTCGGAAGACGCCGGACTGAAGTTGATTCCGGTGATTCGTGAAGAGATGCACAACCATGCGGTGCGTATCATCCTCCGCACCGGGCAGCCCGGATACGCGCCAGAAGTGGAGGTCATCCAGCGTTACGATATCAACGACTACAAGGCTAAATCCGAGCTGACTCAAACCCGTCTCTTTACCGCGCTCACCTCGGCCCTACGTTGCTACCAACAGATTCGCACCATTGAGGCGGGTCGTGAAGGGTTGGAGATGATCGTTCAGTCATCCTCCGACCTCTTTGCCTATCGTGCCGTCAAACAGTTTGCCTCAGGGGTACTGACACAGATCTGCAGCCTGCTGCATATCCAGGCCGAGGGCGTCATCTGTGCCCATACCAACACGCTGCTCCACCTGAGCCGGATGAATATTTTGGCCGCCGCAGGCCAATACTCAGAGCTGGTAGGCCAGCCCCTGGGCACAGTTGGCAACTCTCAATTGAGCAAGGATATCGAGCTGGTTCTGCAACAGAAGCAGTCCCTCTACCTAGACGACCGAACCGTTCTTTATCTCCAGCTCCCCTCCCGGGACGAAATTGCGGTTCATATCTCGACCCGCACCCCTCTGCAGGATATCGACCGCCAGCTGCTGGAGGTGTTCTGCATCAACATCACCATCGGTTTTGATAATGCACAAATGTTTGAGCGGATCGAGTCTCTGGCCTTCAAGGATCAGCTCACCAACCTGCCCAACCGCGTCTCCTTTCTCAAGCGAATCGAGGACAAACTGCTGCACTCAAGCCAGCAATTCATGATCATCATCGCGGACATCGATAACTTTCAGGCGGTCAACGACGGCCTGGGGGGGGACATTGGTAACGAAACCCTGAGAACGATCGGGCGCATGCTCAACAGCTGCTGTCCTACCAACGAGATCCTCGCTCGCCTTGGGGGAGACCTGTTCGGCCTGATTGTCCCCTACCGCTCAGAACAACAGGTGGAACAGGTGCTGGAATCGATCCTGGGCAAGTTTATCGAGCCGGTTACCATCGAGAAAAATCATATCCCCATCAGCCTTTCTCTCGGGGTCAGTCGCGCTCCCAGAGATGGAGTGAGTGCCGAACTGCTGTTTCGCGAAGCCGGCATTGCACTGAAACACAGCAAACGTAAACACCGCGGCGGTTATACGCTTTTTAGCGAAGAGATGACACTCAAACTGCGCACCCGCCTGGAGACCATCAACGAGCTACGCTCGGCCATCGATAACGATGAGCTTTACCTCCTTTTCCAACCTCAGGTCAACCTCTCCAGCGGTCGCCTGGAGGGAGTGGAAGCCCTGATCCGCTGGTGCAAACCCGATGGTACCCAGGTGTATCCCACTGACTTTATACCCGCCGCCGAGGACTCCGGCCTGATTGTTCAGATCGGCCTCTGGGTACTGAACCACGCCTGCCTTCAGCAGGTGGCCTGGAAACAGACAGCCACCGGCCCCATTCGCATGGCAGTCAACGTTTCCATGCGCCAGTTTCAGGAGCCCAACTTTGTCGAATCGGTGATCACCACCGTGCAGCAAACCGGGATCACCCCTTCCGACCTCGAGCTTGAACTCACCGAGTCCATCATCATGTCAGACTCCCGTGTGCTCAGCCACAAGCTCAATCAGCTACGCGAGGCCGGTATCCAGATCGCTATCGACGATTTCGGTACCGGCTACTCCTCCCTCAGCTATCTGCAGAGCCTGCCGCTGGATCGCCTGAAGATTGACCGTGCCTTTATCGAAAATATCGACTCACGGGCAGAAGACGCCAGTATCGCGGCGATGATTGTGGCCATGGGCCATGAGCTAAAACTGAGTGTATTGGCCGAAGGGGTGGAGACCCCGGCTCACGAAGCGGTACTAAAAAAGCTCGGTTGCGATGAAGCGCAGGGCTACTACTACGCCAAACCACTACCTGCCAAGGAGATCCTGAGCTTTAAGGTACCTGGCTGA